A window from Peromyscus eremicus chromosome 1, PerEre_H2_v1, whole genome shotgun sequence encodes these proteins:
- the Lypd5 gene encoding ly6/PLAUR domain-containing protein 5, giving the protein MGIPKTFLLGLLGIGLCLTGSQALQCYSFQHTYFGPFDLSAVTLPSVSCPQGCSEAMLLLDTGYRSLVTIVRKGCWTGPTTGPMQSNQDALPPDYAVVRGCATDFCNTQLKNHDSLPNLSQAPDPPTLSGTECYACLGTRPEDCSPERSRRVQCHQDQSVCFQGNGQMNIGNFSVPVYIRTCHRPSCTTMGTTSPWTSIDLQGYCCEGHLCNRDSVTQTLPGVTSPAPPRAPRILTLLLVAPLLAIALGGSLGLTA; this is encoded by the exons ATGGGCATCCCCAAGACCTTCCTGCTCGGCCTCCTTGGCATCGGGCTCTGCCTGACAG GCTCCCAAGCCCTACAGTGCTACAGCTTCCAACACACCTACTTCGGGCCCTTCGACCTCAGCGCGGTGACACTCCCCAGTGTCTCCTGTCCTCAGGGGTGCTCTGAGGCGATGCTGTTGCTGGATACTG GGTACCGCTCCCTGGTGACCATTGTCCGGAAGGGATGCTGGACCGGCCCCACCACCGGCCCCATGCAGTCCAACCAGGACGCGCTGCCTCCGGACTACGCGGTGGTCCGCGGCTGCGCAACAGACTTCTGCAACACCCAACTCAAGAACCACGATAGCCTCCCCAACCTGAGCCAAG CACCTGACCCGCCGACGCTCAGTGGCACCGAGTGCTATGCCTGCTTGGGGACCCGCCCCGAAGACTGCTCCCCTGAGAGGTCCCGACGAGTCCAGTGCCACCAGGACCAGAGCGTCTGTTTCCAGGGCAATGGCCAGATGAACATTG GCAACTTCTCGGTGCCCGTGTACATCCGGACCTGCCACCGGCCCTCCTGCACCACCATGGGCACCACCAGCCCCTGGACGTCCATCGACCTTCAGGGCTACTGCTGCGAGGGCCACCTCTGCAACAGGGACTCGGTGACACAGACCCTCCCCGGCGTCACGTCCCCGGCCCCTCCCCGGGCTCCCCGAATCCTGACCCTGCTGCTTGTTGCTCCACTACTGGCCATCGCTCTGGGGGGGTCCCTTGGGCTCACCGCATAG